The region AGTCTTGAAGCAAATGACAGTTGGGGCTGGGAATTCTTGGATGCATTGAGCAACTGCACTTCTCTAGAGATGCTTTCACTCTATGCAAATCGGCTACAAGGAATCTTGCCAAATTCTGTTGGCAACCTTTCATCAAATCTTGACAACCTCGTGTTTGCTAGGAACATGCTATATGGATTAGTTCCGTCAAGCATAGGAAACCTCCATAGACTAACTAAGCTAGGACTGGAGGAGAACAGTTTGACTGGTCCAATTGATGGATGGGTTGGAAATCTTGCTAATTTGCAAGGTTTATATCTTCAACAGAACAATTTCACCGGGCAGATTCCAACTTCCATTGGCAATAACTCCAAGCTTTCAGAACTGTTTCTGGCAAATAATCAATTCCACGGTCCCATACCATCAAGTTTAGAAAACCTTCAGCAACTCTTGTATTTAGACCTCAGCTATAACAATCTTCAAGAAAATATACCAAAAGAGTTTTTCAGTGTAGCCACAATTGCCCAATGTGCGTTATCCCACAACAGTCTAGAAGGCCAAATTCCTCACATCAGTAATCTTCAACAACTCAACTATCTAGATCTTTCATCCAACAAGCTTACTGGGGAAATTCCACCTACTTTGCGCACATGCCAGCAATTGCAAGCCATCAAAATGGACCAGAACTTCCTCTCGGGAAGCATTCCCATATTTCTAGGCAGTCTGAACAGCTTGATTGAGCTCAACCTTTCACATAACAATCTCTCAGGCTCTATCCCAAATTCTCTAAGCAAACTGCAACTTCTCACCCAGTTGGATCTATCCGACAATCATCTTGAAGGAGAAGTACCAGTAGAAGGAATATTCAAAAATGCAACAGCCATTTCCCTTAAAGGCAATTGGCGGCTTTGTGGAGGTGTACTGGACCTACATATGCCTTCATGCCCCGCTGCTTCTCATAGAAGATCTAGATGGCAACACTATTTGGTCAGAGTATTGGTCCCTATATTCGGCATCTTGTTACTCATATTAGTAGTGTGCTTAACCCTTCTCAGAAAGAGGATGCTGAGGATGCAGTTATCGTTGCCTTCTTCCGATGAGCAATTCCCTAAAGTATCTTATAAGGATCTAGCACAGGCTACTGAGAACTTCACAGTATCTAACTTGATTGGGAGAGGAAGCTGCGGTTCAGTGTACAGAGCAAAGCTAAACCAAAAACAGATGGTTGTGGCAGTGAAAGTTTTTGACCTTGACATGCAAGGTGCGGATAAAAGTTTCATCTCAGAATGTAAAGCACTGAGAAACATTCGGCACCGGAATCTTCTTCCAATTTTGACTGCATGCTCAACAATTGATAATCGAGGCCGGGATTTCAAAGCTCTAATCTACAAGTTCATGCCCAATGGCAACTTGGACACTTGGCTGCACCCGACAGGAGATGGAAAAACCCCAAAACAACTGGACCTCTCTCAAAGAATGAAAATAGCTGTTGATATAGCCGATGCATTGCAATATATACACCATGACTGTGAGAGCCCTATTGTTCACTGTGACTTGAAGCCCAGCAACATCCTCCTAGATTATGATATGACAGCTCGTTTGGGGGACTTTGGCATCGCAAGGTTCTACATTAAATCCAAGTCAGCGGCAGCTGGTGGTTCGAGTTCAATGGGTACAATAACTCTGAAGGGCACGATTGGATATATCGCTCCAGGTAACAATATGTTTCTTGCTGTAAATTTGAATGCGTGCAACGAACCGGTTGTTTACATGAACTTATGTCACACGTTTTTACCTGGTATTCAGAGTATGCAGGAGGCAGCTACCTATCCACCTCTGGAGACGTGTACAGTTTCGGGATAGTACTGCTGGAGATGCTGACAGGAAGAAGGCCGACCGACCCTATGTTCTGCGAGGGGCTTGACATCGTGAACTTTGTCAAGAGGAACTTTCCGGATCAGATACTTTGTATCCTTGACGCTTCTCTCCGGGGAGAATGCCAAGACTGTTCTCAGGATAATCTGGAAGGAGAAAACGAAGTCCACCGGTGCTTGCTGTCCTTGCTGAAAGTGGCACTTTCTTGCGCGAGCCAGGATCCTAATGAACGAATGAACATGAGAGAAGCAGCTACTGAACTGCACGCGATCGACACGTCGTATGTGTTTTGAAGTGGATGCTATGCAGTATGTACGATTTATTTTTTCCCATATCAGCTGATACGAAGCATGTAACTAGAGCTGTATCATACATTCACACTACAGTGGCCGTGTACACCGTTTGTACTGTAGTAAAAGTATTTCTTGGGCTGTGACTTTGTACCTGGTCTTTGAGATGCTCGATCTTTTTGCAAAGCACGAATCAGCCTTTGTGTTTTTTAATTGTAAAGGTGGTATGCATGTTCCTTCAAGATTGCCCTGCCGTTTGGCTTTTGTCTAACAAGGCGAGCATCGAAAGCTGTATATTTTGGTCAGGCTACTTCAGGACTGACTGCCTGGAGTGAACAACATTTGCACATGTTGGGATCCATTGTCAAGTTGATAGTAGTAGAGTGTGAGATACGCGGAGGCATGTATGCCCTTTATGCTCTGAATCAGGCATGACATAAACTAGAGCATAAGCATCGATGCTGCGGACACTCTTTTTTTTAGCCTATTGTGTTTTTTAGGGGAGAGCGTCGACGCTGCTCACTGGAAGAATTGAATTGGTATCAAAAGGAAGAAAGATCCGTCTGGGGTGAGAAGGAAAGCCATCTGGCTCCAATGCTGCACGCCAGGGGCACTGCATGACTAGAGTACAAGCATCATTTATGTGTtcaaaacaaaatatggacattgGTGCATCCGCGCATGTTGTTGATCTACATCCAGATAAGAAAAGAGTTATATATGCCCACATGTAACTGAGTCGTGGAAGGACAGAAAACTTGGGGCCTTCCGTTCCTTCCACGTGTGAAAAACCTTTAGAATCAGGCTTAAACCAGACTGGCATTTGACCTTGCAAATGCTTAACTGAACAATTCTCCCTAGTCGCTAAAATTAAAATGTGTACAGTCATAAAATGTGCAGATGCAAATGGTCAATTGAACAATTCTCCACGACCATGAGAGCGTCCAACCCCCTCAAGATGTCCGAAGAACAGACGCTTAACACAATGAATTTGCTTATTTGTCACAAAAATCCTTCTCCCGCCAGAATCGAGTATATTAACAGGGTGCAACTCAAAGGGGGGGGAGAAGAGTCCTTCCTTGACAAGAGAACCAACCAATCAATCGATCAATCAAAACTGCAATGCAAGCAACAAAGGAAAAAAAATGTCGAACTGTGATCCAGTCCACCTGCTGGAGGCTGGAGGCTGGAGCTGGAGCAAAGGCTAGGCCGGCGGGCGATAGTAGCTGTATGCGCTGTAGAAGGTCTGCATCATGGTGAGCAGCAGCAGGAAGACGCCGGCGACGACGGAGACGATCGCCCACGGGTTGGTGAAGTAGTTGTGCTGCAGGCTGGCCACCCACGTGCTCCACTTGTGGTCGTAGTACCGGTTCACCTGGTCCGACAGCCCGGAGAGGTAGCTGTCGTTGATGTCGAACACCACCTCCAGGCACAGCCGGTTGAACagctccgccacctcgccgtcgctgCCCAGCCAGTGCTCGATGATGCCCCGGTCGTGCAGGTACTTGACGTCCTCCGCCGAGTTTATCAGGTTGTCCATGAAGATGGCGTACGAGGTGATGTTGTTCCCGCCCGGCGTCGCGATGTCCATGTGGCACTGCTCGAACGCGATCAGGTTCAGGAACAGCGCCTTGGTGCCGTCGTGGATGAGGATCCGCGGGATGTGGAGCACCCCCTTCTCGAACCGGATGTCCCAGAACCGGTCCGTgttgcgccgccgccggcaccggaTGCCCGCCTCCCGTAGCTCCGACACGCAGTgcacgaactgctgccgccgcttGTCGGCCACGCGCCGCAGCCCGGACCACTTCTTCAGCCACAGCCGCGCCGCCGGCGGAGGGGTGGGCTGCATCCCGGCGCGGAGGAGGCTGCGCCGGAACACGTCCAGGCAGTGCAGCATCGGGTTCGACAGCGGGTCGaacgccgccgcggccgccgcgtcgGCGTCCACGGAGGATTCAAGCTTGAACCGGTCCTTCCGGTGCAGCGGCGTGTCCGTCGGCATCAGCGGGTCGAAGAACCGCACGGCGAGGCTGGCCACGGCCCCCGTCTGCTCCGGGTGGCCGAGCTGGATCCCGAGCAGCAGGTCCAGCACGAACAGCGGTATCTGGTTCTCGAGCAGGATCATGTCGCTGCGGATGGCGTGCATGGCGCCGCGCATCGCGAAGATGGGGTCGTGCCGCGAGTAGCCCAGGTCGTCCACGAAccccttggcgccgtccagcgcgcCGCGGAACAGCTCCAGCACGAAGGTCCCGTCCAGCACCAGGCACTGGGCGAAGTCGTTGGCCGGCATCCAGGCGACGCGGCCGTCGTAGCACGAGCGCACCCGCTCCTCCATGGGCCGCAGCGCGTCGAGGTAGGCGGTGACGTCGTGGCCCGTGCGCTTGAGCACGTGGTGCAGCGCGCGCCACTTGTGACGCTCCATCTCACGCAGCCGCCGCTTGCCGGCGTGGAGCGGGCCGATGGACACCACCTGCGGCATGTAGGCGCGCTCGTCGCCCTCGCGGAGCGACTTGGGCACGCGGTACACGGAGAGCCGCGCCCACGGGCACGCCGCCTCCTCCGCGCGCGCCTGCGCCAGCTTCCCGCGGATGGTCACCACCCATTCCGGGTCCTGCGGCTTGGGGCTGTGCGCCGGCGACTGCGCCGGGACCGTGGCCTGCTGGTCCCGGTCTTGGCGCGTCAGTGTCTCCGCTGCCCCCGGCCTGCCGTTGGCGACGAGCAGGCTGCGGGGAAGCGCCTGCCagtgcggcgacggcgacggggacttCTTGAGGTTGGCGTCGACGGTCTCCTTGAGCTTGAGCGTGATGAGGTACCAGCTCAGGACGTCCTTGTTGAAGACGGCGACCATTGGCGAAAGCTTGGCTTGGCTGGCCGGCCGTCTCGTCTCGTCTCGTGGTTACCGAGTCTTAACTGGGCCCGTTATGGACAGATCTAGGATGGCAAGCAACGTGAAGGATGATGATATTTTAGCTCGAAAATTTAATCGCAGATAATGATTGATGACTGGAGTTATCAGTGTTGCTTGTTGGTGCTGTACTATAATTATTGGAATTTCTTCTATAAAAAAGGAGTTTGCTGCCGAGTACTCCTTCGTAGTGGAGTACTTTGTTGCCGCCCTGGCGGTGCTCCGATTTTGCGACCTCGTGGCACATGCTTTTTTTTATGCTTCAGCTGGCGGCTCTACAGCGTAGCGTATACTATGCCTCAACTGGCCTGTATGAACTCATCTCATTCGCAAAAGAAGAGGAATTTGCTTACTTCAAGGCATCCAAACATCGCTTTTACTGTAAGCAATTTTCATGGCTTTGGTTGCTGCAAGATTCAACCAATCACGCCATCCTAATCATGCTCCAACCCCATGATGCTCCGACGTTTCCATCCAAATAACGCATATGTTTAACTAATACTCCATGTTATGTTTGACGAGCTCTTGACAGTGATCCTACGGATGAACATTCGATATTTGTTATTGTTGCATGTCAACGGCGCACCAATGAAATGGTCGGCGTGATGGGCGATTCGCTAGTGGAGGCTAGTGCGCGACACAGAGCTCAGGTTAGCCCTGCCACCTCACGCCGTGACCGTGAAAAGAAGGAGGTTCTGGTCACACTTCGGAGATGGGGGGGAGCACAAAGCCGGCGACGGCGAGGAGTGTGGTTGCAAACGGCGGATTTGCGATTCCTAGCCGTTGGGTGTCCTTCGGGAGTGCGGGTTTGCGATTCCGGTAGTGGAGCGCACGCACGAACCCCGTCCCAAAGCTGAAGAAACCGCAGATCACTCCGTTCCCATTACCGGCGAGGCAAGGCCCACCGCATGTGGAGATTAAAGACTGAATAGTCACTGCAAGGAAGTTGATCATGGACTGTGGTGGCCGGAGCCTGCGGCAATAACTTGGCACGATGACGACCAGCCTGTGTCTCTCTCCAGGTCACTGTCAGTGGCAGGCAATAATCGGCCGCCGTTGTGGTTGGCTGCATCGTCCACTTCACAGTAATTGGCTTAACGTGTTTCAGTCTTAAATTCTTTGTAGAGTGGTCGCTCCTACGTAGGCAGACATAAATTGCTCGTTTCCTCCTGCATTCTCGAGTTTTTTTCTTCTGACTAAAACAATgcacatgcgttgcaacgggagataaaTCTTCTAGTACGCCGGCTTGTGGTTTACCTGTCTATAATAATGCGATTATGTAAATAAATGATCATcaaattctatccatgaattacatTATATTTCGATCCGTAATTTTGataagtaaattaaagtggaattggttcagaaggtaagtaattaagttgaTTTATTATCGATTATATAAGAAAGGTTGGACGAAAGGATGGTGGGAAGAAAGATGAAATGAAAAACTTACAttttttttaagtagtagagaagaGATTACGGGGCAAGCATTCCCAACTTTGATTTCATTACAGGGTATCCTAGAGTATGGGCCGTGGATTTTGGGACCTCCTATTACGTGCTGT is a window of Triticum dicoccoides isolate Atlit2015 ecotype Zavitan chromosome 2B, WEW_v2.0, whole genome shotgun sequence DNA encoding:
- the LOC119368006 gene encoding receptor kinase-like protein Xa21, which translates into the protein MLRMQLSLPSSDEQFPKVSYKDLAQATENFTVSNLIGRGSCGSVYRAKLNQKQMVVAVKVFDLDMQGADKSFISECKALRNIRHRNLLPILTACSTIDNRGRDFKALIYKFMPNGNLDTWLHPTGDGKTPKQLDLSQRMKIAVDIADALQYIHHDCESPIVHCDLKPSNILLDYDMTARLGDFGIARFYIKSKSAAAGGSSSMGTITLKGTIGYIAPEYAGGSYLSTSGDVYSFGIVLLEMLTGRRPTDPMFCEGLDIVNFVKRNFPDQILCILDASLRGECQDCSQDNLEGENEVHRCLLSLLKVALSCASQDPNERMNMREAATELHAIDTSYVF
- the LOC119364837 gene encoding UPF0481 protein At3g47200-like isoform X2; translation: MVAVFNKDVLSWYLITLKLKETVDANLKKSPSPSPHWQALPRSLLVANGRPGAAETLTRQDRDQQATVPAQSPAHSPKPQDPEWVVSIGPLHAGKRRLREMERHKWRALHHVLKRTGHDVTAYLDALRPMEERVRSCYDGRVAWMPANDFAQCLVLDGTFVLELFRGALDGAKGFVDDLGYSRHDPIFAMRGAMHAIRSDMILLENQIPLFVLDLLLGIQLGHPEQTGAVASLAVRFFDPLMPTDTPLHRKDRFKLESSVDADAAAAAAFDPLSNPMLHCLDVFRRSLLRAGMQPTPPPAARLWLKKWSGLRRVADKRRQQFVHCVSELREAGIRCRRRRNTDRFWDIRFEKGVLHIPRILIHDGTKALFLNLIAFEQCHMDIATPGGNNITSYAIFMDNLINSAEDVKYLHDRGIIEHWLGSDGEVAELFNRLCLEVVFDINDSYLSGLSDQVNRYYDHKWSTWVASLQHNYFTNPWAIVSVVAGVFLLLLTMMQTFYSAYSYYRPPA
- the LOC119364837 gene encoding UPF0481 protein At3g47200-like isoform X1, giving the protein MVAVFNKDVLSWYLITLKLKETVDANLKKSPSPSPHWQALPRSLLVANGRPGAAETLTRQDRDQQATVPAQSPAHSPKPQDPEWVVTIRGKLAQARAEEAACPWARLSVYRVPKSLREGDERAYMPQVVSIGPLHAGKRRLREMERHKWRALHHVLKRTGHDVTAYLDALRPMEERVRSCYDGRVAWMPANDFAQCLVLDGTFVLELFRGALDGAKGFVDDLGYSRHDPIFAMRGAMHAIRSDMILLENQIPLFVLDLLLGIQLGHPEQTGAVASLAVRFFDPLMPTDTPLHRKDRFKLESSVDADAAAAAAFDPLSNPMLHCLDVFRRSLLRAGMQPTPPPAARLWLKKWSGLRRVADKRRQQFVHCVSELREAGIRCRRRRNTDRFWDIRFEKGVLHIPRILIHDGTKALFLNLIAFEQCHMDIATPGGNNITSYAIFMDNLINSAEDVKYLHDRGIIEHWLGSDGEVAELFNRLCLEVVFDINDSYLSGLSDQVNRYYDHKWSTWVASLQHNYFTNPWAIVSVVAGVFLLLLTMMQTFYSAYSYYRPPA